One Rhipicephalus microplus isolate Deutch F79 unplaced genomic scaffold, USDA_Rmic scaffold_12, whole genome shotgun sequence DNA segment encodes these proteins:
- the LOC119167810 gene encoding achaete-scute homolog 2: MKPDGVALFQHTHHHRHDIVHQDESRHHSTQCSPASPRPAKMTSFVATTAPYTAAVARRNERERNRVRLVNHGFNALRQHVPQTGQKKLSKVETLRSAVEYIRELQKLLELTRRQAVSLPEEQYSSPKENRVPDGAYSGSSPPSIVESTSSPCSSNSNECGIPASRVDRAGSFEEHCASPKKASCGVDDEQEVLWELASWWPAT, encoded by the coding sequence ATGAAGCCCGATGGTGTGGCGCTCTTTCAGCACACGCACCATCACCGCCACGATATCGTTCACCAAGATGAGAGTCGCCACCACTCCACCCAGTGCTCGCCCGCGAGCCCGCGGCCAGCGAAGATGACATCTTTTGTAGCGACCACGGCTCCGTACACTGCGGCCGTGGCCCGCCGGAACGAACGCGAGCGAAACCGGGTGAGACTAGTGAACCATGGTTTCAACGCGCTCCGGCAGCACGTCCCCCAGACAGGCCAGAAGAAACTGAGCAAAGTGGAAACGCTGCGGTCGGCAGTTGAGTACATCcgcgagctgcaaaagctgctggAACTTACCAGACGCCAAGCGGTATCACTCCCCGAAGAACAGTACAGTTCTCCGAAGGAGAACAGGGTTCCTGACGGTGCCTATTCGGGTTCTTCACCTCCCTCTATAGTGGAATCAACGTCGTCTCcctgcagcagcaacagcaatgAGTGCGGGATTCCTGCCTCCCGCGTCGATCGGGCGGGCAGTTTTGAGGAACACTGTGCCTCACCCAAGAAGGCTTCCTGTGGTGTCGACGACGAACAGGAAGTTCTGTGGGAACTAGCTTCCTGGTGGCCAGCGACGTAG